One Longimicrobium sp. DNA segment encodes these proteins:
- a CDS encoding DUF705 domain-containing protein, producing the protein MTPTRPLIVYVDIDDTLIRSAGHKRMPIPAAIQHVRELHAQRAVLYCWSSGGGEYARQSAAEVGLEECFEAFLPKPDVLLDDQAVGEWRGLLNVHPAECQGQSVDSYRERLRPGSAPGAGPSAARDVGPNRSSA; encoded by the coding sequence ATGACGCCGACCCGCCCGCTGATCGTGTATGTCGACATCGACGACACGCTGATCCGTTCCGCGGGACACAAGCGGATGCCGATCCCGGCCGCCATACAGCACGTGCGGGAACTTCATGCGCAGCGGGCAGTGCTATATTGCTGGAGCTCCGGCGGTGGAGAGTACGCGCGGCAGAGTGCCGCCGAGGTGGGTCTGGAGGAGTGCTTCGAAGCGTTCCTGCCGAAGCCCGACGTGCTGCTCGACGATCAGGCGGTGGGCGAGTGGAGGGGTCTGCTCAACGTCCATCCGGCCGAATGCCAGGGGCAGAGCGTAGACAGCTACCGCGAGCGGCTGCGCCCCGGGAGCGCCCCCGGCGCCGGGCCGTCGGCTGCACGCGATGTGGGCCCCAACCGCTCATCCGCTTAA